In a single window of the Streptomyces sp. NBC_00285 genome:
- a CDS encoding PLP-dependent cysteine synthase family protein, translating to MTTTILPKAHSSIVEATELPRIIKVSDNLYAAAFTLMKLLPARYIIDRAEAAGVLTPGTPVIETSSGTFALGLAMVCGLRGYPLTIVGDSAIDQELRTRLEMLGTTVEIVEHTGQAGGIQGARLARVAELCRQRPDAFVPGQYDNPDNPGAYGIVADLIGDTVGSVDCLVGPVGSGGSTGGLAASLRPGNPQLHLVGVDTHGSIIFGTPDAPRTLRGLGSSIHPGNVRHSAYDEAHWVTAAEAFHATHELYRSHGLFMGPTSGASFQVASWWAAQNPDSTVVMVLPDEGYRYQSTVYNDGWLRGQGIVPAPAPGGGPLTVEHPLDAAPVWSRLLWARRGFDDVMMPEIAS from the coding sequence ATGACGACGACGATCCTCCCCAAGGCTCACTCCTCGATCGTGGAGGCCACCGAGCTGCCACGCATCATCAAGGTGAGCGACAACCTCTACGCGGCGGCCTTCACCCTGATGAAGCTGCTGCCCGCCCGCTACATCATCGACCGGGCCGAGGCCGCCGGGGTGCTCACCCCGGGCACCCCGGTCATCGAGACCTCCTCCGGCACCTTCGCGCTGGGCCTGGCGATGGTGTGCGGGCTGCGCGGCTACCCGCTGACCATCGTCGGGGACTCCGCCATCGACCAGGAGCTGCGCACCAGACTGGAGATGCTCGGCACGACGGTGGAGATCGTCGAGCACACCGGCCAGGCCGGCGGCATCCAGGGCGCCCGGCTGGCCCGGGTGGCCGAGCTGTGCCGGCAGCGGCCGGACGCCTTCGTGCCCGGCCAGTACGACAACCCCGACAACCCGGGGGCCTACGGGATCGTCGCCGACCTGATCGGCGACACGGTCGGCTCCGTCGACTGCCTGGTGGGGCCGGTCGGTTCGGGCGGTTCGACGGGCGGGCTCGCCGCCTCGCTCAGGCCGGGCAACCCGCAGCTGCACCTGGTCGGGGTCGACACCCACGGCAGCATCATCTTCGGCACCCCCGACGCCCCGCGCACCCTGCGCGGCCTGGGCAGCAGCATCCACCCGGGCAACGTGCGGCACTCGGCGTACGACGAGGCGCACTGGGTGACCGCGGCGGAGGCGTTCCACGCGACCCACGAGCTGTACCGCAGCCACGGCCTGTTCATGGGCCCGACCAGCGGCGCGTCCTTCCAGGTGGCGTCCTGGTGGGCGGCGCAGAACCCGGACAGCACGGTGGTGATGGTGCTGCCCGACGAGGGCTACCGCTACCAGTCCACGGTCTACAACGACGGCTGGCTGCGCGGGCAGGGCATCGTCCCGGCACCCGCGCCGGGCGGCGGCCCCCTCACCGTGGAGCACCCGCTGGACGCGGCGCCGGTCTGGTCCCGGCTGCTGTGGGCGCGGCGCGGCTTCGACGACGTGATGATGCCGGAGATCGCGTCATGA